In Cucurbita pepo subsp. pepo cultivar mu-cu-16 unplaced genomic scaffold, ASM280686v2 Cp4.1_scaffold000154, whole genome shotgun sequence, a genomic segment contains:
- the LOC111784101 gene encoding oligopeptide transporter 3-like — MFSNSPPHPDSSAAADKSNGSAELPSEERCSVEEVALVVPETDDPSLPVMTFRSWVLGLVSCCLLIFLNTFFTYRSQPLAISAILMQIAVLPIGRFMASTLPNREFHFFRWKFSLNPGPFNMKEHVIITIFANCGISYGGGDAYSIGAITVMKAYYKQSLNFFLALLIVLTTQILGYGWAGMLRRYLVDPVEMWWPANLAQVSLFRALHEREDKSKGMTRMKFFLIFMGASFVYYVFPGYLLQILSFFSWVCWVWPRSITAQQIGSSQSGLGLGAFTFDWAGISAYHGSPLVSPWSSILNVGVGFVMFIYIILPVCYWKFNTFDARKFPIFSNQLFTRTGHKYDTTKVLTPKFDLNIAAYNNYSKLYLSPLFALSIGSGFARFTATLTHVALFHGRDIWKQSREAIKNAKLDIHAKLMQNYKQVPEWWFLVLLFGSTVISLLMSIVWKDIVQLPWWGMLFAFAMAWIVTLPIGVIQATTNQQPGYDIIAQFIIGYILPGKPIANLLFKIYGRISTVHALSFLSDLKLGHYMKIPPRCMYITQLVGTLVAGTINLAVAWWMLDNIENICDTEALQPDSPWTCPKYRVTFDASVIWGLIGPRRLFGPGGLYRNLVWLFLIGAVLPVPIWALSKVFPEKKWIALINIPVISYGFAGMPPATPTNIASWLITGTIFNYFVFRYHKRWWQKYNYVLSAALDAGTAFMGVLLFIVLQNGGHNLRWWGSQPDHCPLAKCPTAPGIVVKGCPVF, encoded by the exons atGTTCTCGAACTCCCCGCCGCACCCAGATTCCTCCGCCGCTGCGGATAAGTCCAATGGCAGCGCCGAGCTGCCTTCTGAGGAACGGTGTTCGGTGGAGGAGGTGGCTCTGGTCGTGCCGGAAACTGACGACCCGTCTCTTCCGGTGATGACTTTTCGGTCATGGGTTCTTGGTCTTGTTTCTTGTTGCCTTCTCATTTTCCTCAACACTTTCTTCACTTACCGTTCTCAGCCACTCGCCATCTCCGCCATTCTTATGCAGATCGCTGTTCTCCCAATTGGCCGATTCATGGCCTCCACTCTCCCAAACAGGGAGTTTCATTTTTTCCGATGGAAGTTTAGTCTCAATCCTGGCCCTTTCAATATGAAGGAGCATGTTATTATCACCATTTTTGCTAACTGTGGCATCTCCTATGGCGGCGGCGATGCCTATTCCATCGGCGCCATTACTGTCATGAAAGCTTATTATAAACAGAGCTTGAATTTCTTCTTAGCCCTTCTCATCGTCTTAACCACCCAG ATTTTGGGATATGGATGGGCTGGAATGCTGAGAAGGTACCTGGTAGATCCTGTTGAAATGTGGTGGCCTGCAAATCTGGCACAGGTTTCTCTGTTTAG AGCTCTTCATGAGAGGGAAGACAAATCAAAAGGGATGACAAGGATGAAATTCTTCTTGATCTTTATGGGAGCCAGCTTTGTGTACTACGTTTTTCCAGGTTACTTGTTACAAATCTTGTCATTCTTCTCGTGGGTTTGTTGGGTTTGGCCTCGTAGCATCACGGCTCAGCAAATTGGGTCGAGCCAAAGTGGACTTGGGCTCGGTGCTTTCACCTTCGATTGGGCTGGGATTTCAGCCTACCATGGAAGCCCACTGGTGTCGCCATGGTCCTCAATTCTAAACGTGGGTGTTGGGTTTGTTATGTTCATTTATATCATCCTCCCTGTTTGCTACTGGAAGTTCAACACTTTCGACGCCCGCAAATTTCCCATTTTCTCTAATCAGCTCTTCACCAGAACAGGCCATAAATATGATACTACGAAGGTTTTAACCCCCAAATTTGACCTCAATATTGCTGCTTATAATAACTATTCGAAGCTGTATCTTAGCCCCCTGTTTGCCCTCTCCATTGGATCTGGGTTTGCCAGGTTCACTGCTACTCTAACCCATGTCGCCTTGTTTCATGGACG GGACATATGGAAGCAGAGCAGGGAAGCAATCAAGAATGCTAAACTAGACATCCATGCCAAGTTGATGCAAAACTACAAACAAGTGCCAGAATGGTGGTTCTTGGTCCTATTATTCGGTAGCACTGTGATATCTCTTCTGATGTCGATTGTGTGGAAGGATATCGTGCAGCTGCCGTGGTGGGGCATGCTATTTGCCTTCGCTATGGCTTGGATTGTCACCCTCCCAATCGGGGTCATTCAAGCGACAACCAACCAG CAACCTGGATATGATATCATAGCACAGTTCATCATTGGTTATATTCTCCCTGGAAAACCAATAGCAAATCTACTTTTCAAGATCTATGGAAGAATCAGCACAGTTCAtgctctttctttcttatctGATCTTAAACTTGGCCATTACATGAAAATCCCACCAAGATGCATGTACATTACCCAG TTAGTCGGGACACTCGTTGCCGGGACGATTAACCTCGCCGTTGCTTGGTGGATGTTAGACAATATAGAGAACATCTGTGATACTGAGGCTCTCCAACCTGATAGTCCATGGACGTGTCCGAAATACCGAGTGACGTTTGATGCATCTGTTATCTGGGGACTAATAGGACCGAGGCGATTGTTTGGACCGGGCGGGTTGTATCGAAACTTGGTGTGGCTATTCCTGATTGGAGCTGTTCTTCCCGTTCCTATTTGGGCATTGAGTAAAGTTTTCCCTGAAAAGAAATGGATTGCATTGATAAACATACCAGTTATATCCTATGGCTTTGCAGGGATGCCACCAGCAACACCTACAAACATAGCTAGTTGGCTCATCACTGGTACCATTTTCAACTACTTCGTCTTCCGATACCATAAGCGATGGTGGCAGAAGTACAACTACGTCCTCTCGGCTGCGCTCGACGCAGGGACAGCGTTCATGGGCGTGCTGCTTTTCATTGTGCTGCAGAATGGGGGACATAACTTGAGGTGGTGGGGATCACAACCTGATCATTGTCCTTTGGCTAAGTGTCCAACTGCTCCCGGGATCGTCGTTAAAGGATGTCCAGTGTTTTAG
- the LOC111784093 gene encoding leucine-rich repeat extensin-like protein 3 isoform X1, producing MADAKKTVVMLLKVDLQCDRCYKKVKKVLCKFPQIRDQIYDEKQNLVIIKVVCCNPEKLRDKICCKGCGVIKSIEIKPADPPPPKKPDPPPPKKADPPPPAKPDPPPPKKADPPPPKADPPPPKKADLPPPKKADPPPPKKADPPPPKADPPPPKKADPPPPKAEPPPPKKADPPPAPKADPPPPKKVDPVPPAQPEPFPVNICVPVPGYPPAYPIGMCCSQCYEGQGGGPCYSGFGRPGPCCDGCASGRPIYDSYGGGRPCYVSHCEYLNEENASGCSVM from the exons ATGGCGGACGCCAAG AAGACTGTGGTTATGTTGCTTAAAGTGGATTTGCAGTGTGATCGATGCTACAAGAAAGTGAAGAAAGTTCTCTGCAAATTTCCTC AAATTCGAGACCAGATTTATGATGAGAAACAGAATCTTGTGATTATCAAAGTGGTTTGTTGTAATCCTGAGAAGCTTCGAGATAAAATTTGTTGTAAGGGCTGTGGTGTTATTAAGAGCATTGAAATCAAGCCCGCCGATCCTCCTCCGCCCAAAAAGCCCGATCCTCCTCCGCCCAAAAAAGCCGATCCTCCTCCGCCGGCTAAGCCTGACCCTCCTCCCCCTAAAAAAGCCGACCCACCACCGCCCAAGGCCGACCCTCCGCCACCGAAAAAGGCCGACCTACCACCACCGAAAAAGGCCGACCCACCACCACCGAAAAAGGCCGACCCACCACCACCCAAGGCCGACCCTCCGCCACCCAAAAAGGCCGACCCTCCGCCACCCAAGGCCGAGCCACCGCCGCCCAAAAAGGCCGACCCACCACCGGCACCCAAGGCCGACCCACCGCCTCCGAAAAAGGTGGACCCTGTGCCACCGGCTCAACCCGAACCGTTCCCGGTTAACATATGCGTGCCGGTTCCCGGATACCCACCGGCTTACCCGATTGGGATGTGCTGTAGTCAGTGCTATGAAGGGCAGGGTGGGGGCCCATGTTACAGTGGGTTTGGTAGGCCCGGCCCATGTTGCGATGGGTGCGCTTCTGGAAGGCCCATTTACGACAGTTACGGCGGAGGGAGGCCCTGTTATGTTAGCCACTGTGAATACCTCAACGAAGAAAATGCATCCGGATGCAGTGTTATGTGA
- the LOC111784093 gene encoding leucine-rich repeat extensin-like protein 3 isoform X2 codes for MADAKTVVMLLKVDLQCDRCYKKVKKVLCKFPQIRDQIYDEKQNLVIIKVVCCNPEKLRDKICCKGCGVIKSIEIKPADPPPPKKPDPPPPKKADPPPPAKPDPPPPKKADPPPPKADPPPPKKADLPPPKKADPPPPKKADPPPPKADPPPPKKADPPPPKAEPPPPKKADPPPAPKADPPPPKKVDPVPPAQPEPFPVNICVPVPGYPPAYPIGMCCSQCYEGQGGGPCYSGFGRPGPCCDGCASGRPIYDSYGGGRPCYVSHCEYLNEENASGCSVM; via the exons ATGGCGGACGCCAAG ACTGTGGTTATGTTGCTTAAAGTGGATTTGCAGTGTGATCGATGCTACAAGAAAGTGAAGAAAGTTCTCTGCAAATTTCCTC AAATTCGAGACCAGATTTATGATGAGAAACAGAATCTTGTGATTATCAAAGTGGTTTGTTGTAATCCTGAGAAGCTTCGAGATAAAATTTGTTGTAAGGGCTGTGGTGTTATTAAGAGCATTGAAATCAAGCCCGCCGATCCTCCTCCGCCCAAAAAGCCCGATCCTCCTCCGCCCAAAAAAGCCGATCCTCCTCCGCCGGCTAAGCCTGACCCTCCTCCCCCTAAAAAAGCCGACCCACCACCGCCCAAGGCCGACCCTCCGCCACCGAAAAAGGCCGACCTACCACCACCGAAAAAGGCCGACCCACCACCACCGAAAAAGGCCGACCCACCACCACCCAAGGCCGACCCTCCGCCACCCAAAAAGGCCGACCCTCCGCCACCCAAGGCCGAGCCACCGCCGCCCAAAAAGGCCGACCCACCACCGGCACCCAAGGCCGACCCACCGCCTCCGAAAAAGGTGGACCCTGTGCCACCGGCTCAACCCGAACCGTTCCCGGTTAACATATGCGTGCCGGTTCCCGGATACCCACCGGCTTACCCGATTGGGATGTGCTGTAGTCAGTGCTATGAAGGGCAGGGTGGGGGCCCATGTTACAGTGGGTTTGGTAGGCCCGGCCCATGTTGCGATGGGTGCGCTTCTGGAAGGCCCATTTACGACAGTTACGGCGGAGGGAGGCCCTGTTATGTTAGCCACTGTGAATACCTCAACGAAGAAAATGCATCCGGATGCAGTGTTATGTGA